The genomic segment TAAGACAACTTAGGCGACTCATTCGCATTCATCGTGCTTACCAGCATGCAAACAGAGGTGATTTCCTCATGGAGAAAAATGATATTACGGGAGCACTTAAAGAGTATGAAGCCGCGACCAATTTTTACCCAGAGAACCTTGAACTGCCTTTCTGGACAGCCGTTACGTTGGCCAGCAGTGGTGAAGTTGAGAAAGCACTCCCCATATTTAGATCTATTTTCCAGCGTGATGAAAGATGGAAACGTTTTACGCCCAGACTGGTGCGGTCTGGACTTTTGCCTGATGATAAGAAACTTATTAAGCGAATTTTGAACCAGTAGCGCGTGCCGAAGATAACTTATCAGTGTACTTGGTGTGGAGAGGAATCACCTCTAGAAGGTGTTCAAACCGCCTGTGCCTGTGGTAAACCACTTGAGGTTGTTTTCGATTGGGAGAATACCCCACCGAAAAGAAGTGATCTCGATTCTGATAATAAGACGCTCTGGAAATATAGAGATGTGTTGGCCCCCATAGATGATGATCATATAGTGACACTGGGGGAAGGATGGACGCCCACAACTGATGGCGTTGATTATGATGGTGTAACAATCTTTTTCAAGGATGAAAGTGTCAATCCCACAGGATCTTTCAAAGATAGGGGTATGTCCATGGCAGTTTCACACGCCCGGGGAAATGGTATATCTGAGGTGTGTCTACCATCAGCAGGAAACGCAGGCGTAAGCGCCTCGGCCTATTGCCAAGCTGCGGGGATCGCATGCCATGTTTTCTTGCCTGAGACGATACCTACTCCCTTCATTGATGCGACGGAAGAATATGGTGCTGACTTGCGGCTGGGAGGAAGAACTATCGCCCAAGCCGCCAGTAAGATGCGTGAAGAGATGAAAAAAGAATGGTTTGACCTTTCCACGCTGAAGGAACCTTTCAGGGTTGAAGGTAAAAAGACCATGGGATACGAGATTGCAGAGCAACTGGACTGGAGACTGCCGAATGTTGTAGTTTATCCCACTGGAGGCGGCACAGGCCTCATTGGTATGTGGAAAGCGTTCAATGAAATGATTGATCTTGACTGGCTGGATCAAAAAGAGACAGACAGGCCGCGCATGGTGGTGGTCCAATCTGATGGGTGCGCCCCTATCGTGAAGGCATTTGATGAAGGGCTTCAGGAAAATGACCTGTGGGAGAAGAGTCATACAGGAGCGCTTGGTCTGAATGTCCCCTCTCCTTTAGGAGGTGCATGGATATTAAAGACGCTGTGGGACAGCGGCGGGATAGCTCTTATGGTAGATGAAGCTCAGATTATGGAGGCGTCACATGAGGTTAATGAACTGTCCGGTGTAGATGGTTCCTGTGAGGATGGTGTGTCATGGCTCGGATTTAAAACTTTGGTTGAAACAGGATGGATAAAGGAAGGTGAGAAGGTGGTGATTCCCATCACGGGCGCCGCTGAGAGATATGTTTGATCAAAATATGAGGATAGCAGTATGAACAGTCAGGAAGTACGTGATAAACACAAGAAACACCTTTTTGAAGCTGTAAAGAATTTTTACCAAGAACCTGTCGTGATAACGGAGGCTAAGGGAACCCGTGTCTCAGATATGGATGGTAATTCTTATTTGGATTTTTTCGGTGGCATACTGACTGTTTCTGTGGGGCATGCCAATGAAGAGGTGAATGACGCTGTTATTGCTCAGGTAAATCATTTGACACATATATCTTCTTTGTACCCCACAGTGCCGGTGGTGGAGTTGGCCGAGCGGTTGGCTAGGATCGCCCCGGGGAACCTTGAGAAGGTATTTCTCAATGCTTCCGGAACGGAAGCTGATGAAACAGCCGTCATGATGGCTCAGCTTTATACTGGGAACTCAGAACTGATAGCACTGAGGCACGGTTATTCGGGACGTTCTCTTTTGGCCCAATCCCTCACGGCTCATGCATCGTGGCGTGCCCTACCGACCCAGGTCTCCGCTGTAAAACATGCCGTGGCGCCTTACTGTTATAGATGTCCGCTGAAGCTCACTTACCCGGAGTGCGGTGTCGCCTGTGCGGAAGACGTTGATGAGTTGATCCGCACCACCACCACAGGACAGGTTGCCGGCATCCTGGCTGAACCTATTATGGGTGTAGGCGGGTTTATTACACCGCCTGACGAATATTTCAAGATCGTGGCGGAGATTGTCCGGAATTACGGTGGTGTTTTCATCTCAGATGAGGTGCAGACAGGTTTCGGCCGCACCGGGAAACGGTGGGGTATTGAGCACTACGGCGTGGAGCCTGACATGATCACCGTTGCTAAGGGGATAGCCAACGGCATGCCACTGGCTGCTGTGGTTACCACCCAAGAGATCGCAAGCACACTTACCAAGAATACCATTTCCACCTTTGGCGGGAGCCCGGTAAGCTGTGCTGCGGCAAATGCCACCATTGATATTATAGAAAGAGATAATCTGAAAGGTAATTCGGCGGAAATGGGCAAAATTCTCCGGGATGGGCTTGAGGGACTTAAAGAAAAATATCCAAAGGTCATAGGGGAAGTGCGTGGAAAGGGCCTCATGCAGGGGATAGAACTTGTGATGGATGAAACGGCAGGTGACAGGACACCCAACGTTGCAGCGACCGACCAATTGATGGAAGAGACAAAGAAGCGAGGACTTTTTATCGGTCGAGGTGGACTTTACGGGAATTCCATAAGAATATCACCGCCGCTTATCATCACAAAAGTAGAAGTGGAAGAAGCTGTTGGAATTATGGATGATTCATTTAAAGCCATAGAGGTATAATGTGAATTATGGGTACCAAAAAGCAAACCAGAGCTTGAAAACAGCCGTAGACGCTGTGTAAACTTTTAGTGTAGCTATGCCGATGTTCGATTACAAATGCGCCAGATGCGATCACACCTACGAGGAGCTTGTTTTTTCTTCTGGTGATGAACCTAAGGTGTGCCCCATTTGTAATGCCGAGACGCCAGAAAAACTGATGAGTGCCCCCGCACCGCTGGCAGGGTCAGCCGCTCCCATGTCATCTGAGGCGTGTCCCTGTGGAGAAAAACAGGGGACGGGTTTTTCTTGAGCTTAGCACAGCCCCCGGTCGGGGATATTTGACCTCCCTCATTCATTTTGACTCCTGAACATTACGGCCTCTGGTCTCTTCTGCCACCGGTGGGAGCTCTTGGCCTGGCCCTCTGGAAAAAGCAGGTCTACCCAGCACTACTATTTGGTTTATGGCTCGGTTGGCTGGTACTGAACAACTGGAATCCCATAAGTGCAACAGGTGCCACGGTGGCAAGTATTGTGAATGTTTTTTCCGATGCGGGTAACACACGAATATTGCTCTACAGCTTGGCCGTAGGAGGTACACTTACACTCATGAGTGCTACGGGAGGCGTTCAGGGATTTGTTAACTGGCTTGAGAAGAAGCGATGGGTCCGAAACAGAACCCAGGCGCAACTTGTCCCTTTTCTGGTAGGTGTACTGGTGACAGTAGAAAGTTCCATAACATCTCTGGTGGCGGGGACTGTTGGCCGGCCCCTCACAGACCGTTTTAAGGTAAGTCGGGAGAAGCTGGCTTATATATGCGACTCCACCTCAGCCCCAATCTGTATTTTGGTTCCGTTCAACGGGTGGGGAGCGTTTATTATCGGTCTGTTGGCGGTTCAAGGAATTGAATCACCGGTGGCTGTGTTGTTTCAGAGCATTCTGGTAAATTTTTATCCAATGGCGGCTATTGTAATTGTATTCCTGAGCATCGTGCGCAAATGGAACTTGGGCCCCATGAAAGCGGCCGAGCTAAGGGCTGAGCATGAGGGAAAAGTTTACGGAGATGATGCCCGGCCCATGGTGGCAGACGATGTGGTGGGTGTGAAGCCCCTGGAGGGAATTCAACACCGTGCGGTGAATCTTGTTGCACCTGTCATTACCATGGTGGTGAGCATTGTAGTGGGGATTTACGTGACGGGCCGACTGAATGTAGGAGAGGAGGCAGTGCTTTGGGACATAATCAAAGCCAGCTCCGGGTCAACGGCGGTGCTTTGGGCGGTGATAATGAGTCTAGTGGTCTTGGCAGCCCTTAATCTGTTTAGAGGACTCCCACTCAACACATTTGTGGATCTTATTTTCAAGGGGATGGGCGGGATGATTCCTGTGGTCAGTTTGCTTCTACTGGCTTTTGCACTGGGGGATGCAGTTCGCCAGCTGGGGACCGGCGTTTATGTGGCTGGTGTTATCTCGGGAGTCCTTAGTACAAAGATGGCAGTCATAGGGCTTTTCCTCATTTCATGTTTTGTGGCGTTCTCAACTGGAACTTCCTGGGGGACATTTGCTGTCATGGTCCCCATAGCGGTTCCCATGGCGGCGACTTTGGAGGGAAGTACTTCCATGTTTCTTGCTGCTGTTCTGGGGGGTGGGGTATTTGGTGATCACTGCTCGCCCATCTCGGACACCACCATCATCTCTTCCATGGCATCGGCTTCCGATCACATCGATCACGTCAGGACGCAGATTCCCTATGCATCTGTAGGTGCCGCTGTGACGGTTGTTTTATACCTCATAATCGCCTAGCTCAGCGGGGAAGCTATTTACTCAGTGCTCTATTTAAGAATATTAGGTACCAGCCGGTCTGTCTCTAGCGTTAGATCGAGGAGTCTGGCGATGAGTGAAGCTGTCTGTGTGATGTGGCTCGATTCTACGGTGGCACCAGACCGAATCCCCCGTCCCATGGCAAAGAGTGTTGATTTTAACTGAGGGTTATTCGGGTCTCCCCCGTGACCACCGCCAGGATGGGGATGAATGAATGGCTGGTCCAGCTCGCCGGGAAAGTTGTAGCCGTCTTTAGCCAGAACGACAAAATTCGTTTCGCCGTAGCCTTTCAGCGTTGCCGGCAGGTCTGACCCTTCAACAAGCCGCCCCCATTCTACATTTGCCAGTAGAGACCTCACTTTTTGACTTACTGCGGCGTCAGAGGGATTTTTCAGATGAATAAAAGCTGCCCCGCCGGACGGGTGAGCCACTGCTTCCCAGTTGGTGATACCCCCATTTTCTATAGTGAGGAGTCCTTTTTCATGCAAAAGAGCATTGAGACGGATGTCGGTGTGGTGATCCACGTGTCCGTGATCTCCGGTGACGATGAGTGTTGTCTGGTCCCACTGGTTGAGTTCGGTGATCAGATCCATGACGGCACCTACCAGTGAATCAGCGAACAGAAATGCTTCCCGGACGCGGTCGTGATGCCGGCCGTATGCGTGTTGTACGTCATCTGTTTGGAAAATGTGATAACCTGTGAGATGAGGGAGGCCTTTCCTGAAGATAGTTTTGAAAATATGGTGCAGGTTCAGGTCCCTCTGAAAGCCGTGAGTCGATTTTTCACTGGAGTTGAGATCACTGAAAAAAGAGAAATATTCAATCATCATTGAAGGTCGATCATGTTGTCGCACAAGATCGAGAGTTGACTCCTTTTCATCCCACACCGGCTCAATTTCGGGAATTAGGTAGTCAAACGGACCGTTCACGGAGACCGGCCAAGGCGTGGCCGCCGTCACTAGACCTTTCTTCTGAGCCAAGTGAAAGACAGTAGGGACTTTCAGACTATCGGCCCACCAGTACCATGGCTCAAAGTTACGTTTGGGGTCGAACGGGTGGTTGTGGTTGATCCCGTGTTCAAAAGGAAGCCGTCCTGTTACCATAGAAGTGTGGGCCGGGAAGGTGTGGGAAGGAAACACAGTAGTCACTTCCTTTATATGCGCGCCCTCAGCCGCCATCTTGTTCAAGCTGAGTAGATCCTCTGTTGAAAATCCGTTTACTTCGGGGTTGGTAAAAATGTCAGCCCGGAGGCCGTCTATAGAGATGAGGATTACCCTAGGATCTGAAGGTTTTCCTTTGGGGAGGCAGCCGACAATGAACAGACAGGAGAAAAGGAAAGCAAGTAGAGTGAAACGGGTGGCTGAGAGTCCTATGGTTCTGACCTCGTCCTACTTCAAGTAGAGAACTTTCCGGGAGTGTCGCTCAATCATGCCATGAAAGTTGGTCCGCTCCAGTGTGATAATATAGAGTCCGCCGGCAAATTGAGATGCATTCCAAGGTAATTCAAAGTGACCTGCCGGGAAAGGGCCTCTAGCAAGCATCTCCACTTCTTTGCCTAGCAGATCGAGGACTGAGATCTTTATATCGGAACGCTCATTGAGAGTGAAGCTAATCTTTGTGGAGCTATTGAAGGGTGAAGGATAGACTGATAGAAGGCTGTAGCCTTCAGGCGTAATATTATCAGCCACCCGTAGAGGTTGGCTCTTGTCCGTTAGACCCTGTATCCATGCAAACCCACTGAAAAGCAGTAACGCGGCTGCTTCTCCATGTGTCCCGCAGTCGCACTCGAACAATTCAACCTGGGTAGCGCCGTTTTCCTGGAATGTTTCATAAGCCAGTCGTGAATTTTCCACAGGGACCAGATCATCACCAGTGCTGTGAAACAGACGCATGGGTGACTGAGGCGCCCAGTCGTAGAGATCGTTATCACGCAACGCCTCACGAAGGGGGTGATTTTCATCTTTGCTGAACGCATCTACAACGTCCGGTTCCATAATCTCCATGGGTACTGCAGGCATGGCAGCGTTTATTTCGCTGGATGAGTGGGTTCCATCGAACAGTGGCGGGAGCAATGTGGCATATTCTTCCTTGAGAAAATCGGATGGACTTTCCCAGAGATTATAGTATTCGTCAAATGCGAAAAGCGTATAGGGGAGATAGAAGGGTGAGGGATACTCTTCTCCCGATAGCATGAGATCAACCATGACCCCAGACATATCATAGGCACCCGCTCCCGGGGCTGAGGCTGTTATGGTGAATTCTTCCGGGTGTTCTTCTTCTATCATCTTGTGGGCAGCCATCATGGTGTAGCCGCCTTCTGAATAGCCCGTGAGAAAAAGCTGTCCGTTAGTCTCTAACCCCTCTTGGTCGCAGAAAGTACGGGTTGCTCTAAGCATGTCGATAATGACGGTGGCGTTCGGTTTGGCCATCTGATAGGGGTGGAAAAGTTCAGATTCACCCAAACCCAGATAGTCGGGTATGACCGTCAAGTAACCAGAAGAAGCAGTCCACATAGCAACAATTCCGTACCCACCATCAAACCCTGTGGCCGAGGACGCTTCGTCCCGTTTTATCATGGTTCCCGATTGAAAGCTGAGTGTGGGTAGCGCAAAGGTCGGTTTTTTCGGGGCTGTAACCGATCCTGATGCGATGGTGGGCTCTCCGTTAGGGTCGATGGTTTCATAAATTAGCTTATAAATGGATGCGCCGTATGTGGCTCTAAAGAAAATGATTGAACCTGACAGTGCCTGGTCAATCTGGTATGCTGTTTTGTGCTCTAAAAGTTCTGATGATATGAGACGGCCCCGGTCACCAGTTAGGGATTGACTACCAACCAGATTGAGCACAGTGAAAATTGTGAGTATAAACAGTCTGTGTAAATTCTTCATTGTGTGGATTTTAAAGAGGTTGAGAAAGTTTATCCCTCGAAGAAGAACAAATCTTGATTGTTGTAAAAGTTATCGTAAAGACTGTCCATAGAGTCGAGGATAAAATAACGATCTTGAATGTTACTATAGTCGAAGCGTGTCATAACCACTTCTTTCATATCAAATTGAAGGAACTGAGAAAAATCCGACTCGCCTTTGCTGCAAGCGACTACATTCATTACTTCATCATAACCTGAGATAATGCCAGAACCGAAAATCTCGTGGTCAATGTCGTTAAGCAGAAACCGTCGTTCCTCGCTGCCAAGCTGCTTTTTTTGGATACCAAATTCATAACCCCACCAGACAAAATTCTGGAGACGTTTTAGATTGTGTGCTATAAGATCCGGCCCGAGCTCACGTTCGTCATTAAGGAGTTCCAATCCCAACTTGCCTACATCACACAGAAAGTCCCCAAACTTTTTGTTCATCAGCAAAGGTGTGTGACCAAGGATGTCGTGAACAATATCTGGCTCCGGCGTGTATTCGTCCGTGTTAGCGATGGGAGTGCTTTCATATTTCTGCTCAAGTCGCTCTGACTGGCGAATAATATCTGTAACGGGAAATTCCCGGTTAGCGTTTAATTCGAAGAAGGGCCGTTCCTCCAAAAAGCCGGCAACAGGTGTCAGTTTCCAGTCACTTGCAGCTTTGGTACGGCGTGAAAGTTCGGTGAAGTTGGGCCACTTTTCAGCAGTGAGCCCTAACGCTTTAAGACCGTCCAGGTATTCCATACTGGCATATCGTTTAAGAGGCTTTTCGAGATTGTCAAAGAGTCTTTGCCAAACTTCCAGCTCAGCTTCCGTCACTGCCTCATAATCTTGTTGAATGAGGTAGTCATCTTCTTTTGAAAAAATCTTAATATCGCCTACAGCGTTGGGGATAAGGTGGTGAAACAGGTGGTCGTACTTTGTATATCTGTCTATCACTGTTAAACAATTTACAGACTCTTACTAAAAACTGCATGGCTTACAATCTGAGGCTTTTGCATTTTTGCATTTTTTCTTGACATATATGACACAAACAGGTTACACTCGGGACGATTGGCCTCCCTAATCCGGGGTAGATAGCTAAATGACAAATTCGAGGTAAGCTGTGAAGCAAATAGCTAAAAGTGTATTCATATTGTCAAGCCTGTTTTTCTTAACAACGGCTCTACCTGCTAAGACGTACAAGATTTCCGGTAAGGTCATCGACCTTGAAGGTGAGGGTGTACCCGCAGCCCAGGTTGTCCTACTGGATGCCGATGGTGAAGAGGTGGGGAAAGAGACCACTAAGAAAAGGATCGGGAAAGGTGGTTTTGAATTCAAAAAAATAGATTCAGGAACTTATACTCTCAAGGCCAGTGGTGACGGCGGCGAAGCGACCCAGGAAGTGACTATTGATGAAGATAATGTTAAAGGTGTTGAACTGACGCTTGGTGCTGAACCTGCGCCAAAGAGAAGGGCTGCTGCTGGGGTTGGTGAAGGTGAGGAAGAAGGACCAGCGGAGCGATTGCCCCAGGAAGAGTATGTGATGACTGAGATCAGTTTTGAGCTGAAGAAAATGGCGGCTGAGCTGGATCATATGTCAGGGCAGGTCCGGGACCTTCAGGCCAGAAGTGAAATGTGGGTTAACCCACTCTCCATTTACCAGAAAGAGATTATTCTTGATAACGGTAGTACAATGTTCGGCAAAGTGGTCTATCAGGATGAGGATATCTTGAAGGTGGAAACAATTGTGGGCTACCTGGTCATTGACAGGAGTACTGTTGTGAGGATCGTGGAAAATGTAATGGCACAGGAGGAGCCTGAATATGTACCGGAGCAGATCCGGGAATCTTACAGTCCTCCACCCATGCCCAAGCTAGCTCAGCCTCGTTATGTTTCTGCCGAATCTGCTGACCGCGCCTCCAGCCGTCGTAGGGCCGCTAATATTGTTCTTGTAGGCAACATTTCTGAGAAAAAGGACCGATCTAATAACGTTGCACTGGCGGGGCAGGTGAAAAATGTAGGCGGCCACCGGGCCGATTTTGTTAAAGTTAACTTTGTTATCCGGAAAAACTGGAGTGGTGAGACCAGAACACTTACAACTTTCGTAGCTGGTTCTTATTACACTTTTGATTCCGGGATTACAACCGATTCTTCACTTCTCCCGGGTGCCACAGGGAATTTTGAACTTATCATTCCCGCTGATGTGGGGTCATTTCTCGGTTATTCGTATACTATTGACTGGGAAGAGTACGAATGAGTAACAGCTGGTGTCTCTGGCTAAGGTCGTTCTTGATTCTCGGCTTTGTTTTTTCCACTCTTATTGGTCAGCAGTCGTCATCTGCGTTCTCTTCAAATTCCGATGCCTTTTTTCTTGATCTGGGCGTGGTCATTGAACCCGCAACAGGGAAAGAGGAAGTAGACCGCTATATCAAATCACCTCCGGAGGAAGCTTCCTTTTTTCTTGATAAGAAGCCTAGCGGATCGGTCTACATGGCGACCACCAAACAATTGCATGAAACACTCCTGCGGATTCATGAAAAAATTGAAGGTCTTGAGACAAATCTTCATAACGAAATGACCGGTTTTAAAGAAGAGAATTTCCGGCGTATAAATGACCGTATCACTTTGTTAGAAAAGGCGCTTGGTGCTCAAATGACAACACTCCGGACAGAAAACAAGGATCTGCGGGGCATGATCTCCGATCTTCTTGCGCAGGAGGCACCTGTAATCGCAGAAGCGTTTTCTCCTTCTGTGATGGAAAAAATCGCCCCACCTGTTCCCGGTGTTACGTTGGAAGAGTTGACGGTATTAGAACCTGAAGAAGATGCTGTGACGACTTCAGAAGCGCCACCTTTCAACAGGATGGTCTACATGAACGGTGTTCTTGCTTACCAGCGGGGAGATTACGGTGCAGCGGTTGGACATTTTGAGAAACTGTCCCTGGCTGAACTGGATGATATCACAGCCGGCAACATTCTCTACTGGCTTGCTGAATGCTACTTCCGCCTGGACAACTTCCGTGAGGCGTTACGCCTGTTACAATGGGTTGATGTGCTATTCGAATCTGATAAACGTGATGACGCCATGGCCCTCACCGGCATGGTGTACCGAGAGATGGGAGAGTATAACCAATCGCAGCAAGCCTTTGCTGAAATCATTGACTTTTTCCCTGACAGTGAATATCTCCGCCTTGCCCAAATGGAGCTGAGGAAGGGAGTGAAATGAGATGATATCGCGGCGACTTTTAAGACTTCTCGTTCTTGCCCTCTGTTTTTTGGCTCATCTGTCTGCGGTGACGCGTGTGTCGTTCACTCATCCAGGTTTCATGATGAAAATCCCAACCACCTTTATTAAACGGTCCCCCTACCTATTTACCTCCGGTTTTACTACAGAGGTTCACAGCTTTTCACCGTTCAATACGGCGAAGGGGGTCTTTTTCAGTATGGATGTCTCCGACCGTTTTACCCTTGGTTTTTCTTCCGGACAAGGGGCGGACACCACAGCAGTGGAGAAGATTCTAGAGTCGACTTATATTCCCCCAGTGGAGTTCGGCTTTCATACACAGTACAAAGTTTTTGTTCGTCAGGATATGTCAGTCACAATTGGTTTGCATGACGTCATTTTTGAAAATGATGCAAGCGAAGGTTTAAGGCTCGATCCCAAGCAGCTTACCTTCTTTGTCGCCGTGGGGAGCGAGAAAGAATTTGGCCAGTATCACATGAGTACCTATATGGGGTTTGGGACTGGTGGCTTCTCTGTACAGCCCACAGCCCTTGCTCCCGGTACTGCTGAGGCTGACACCGTATCGCAGGGGATGGGTGCAGGTGTCTTCGCTGGCGTTTTGCTAAAGACACCATTCATGCCCAAGTGGGGCGGAATAGATTTTGTGGGTGAATTCGACGGTGCAGGCCTCAATGTGGGACTCCGCATCCCCCTTACCTCGGATTACCGCCTGGGCCTAGGATTCACCCACATAGAAAATTTGCCTGAGTTTTCTAATAAATATGATGCAAAGCACCCCGGTCTTGTGATGAATTTCACAATGACGATCCCGAAGGGTGTGCCTGGGTTACCTGGTCTTCCAGGAGCGCCGTCACCTGTGCCTGATAGAATTGCGGGCCCGGGGATCGGTATCATCGACTCAACACTCATGGCAGCGGACGGTGCAGTAACTGTACTGCGGGATTCACTAAAATTGTCACGACACCAAGTGCGAAACCTTGCCACGCAGGTTTCCCTTTTGCAACAGAAGTCAGTTTCCCTGGCAGATTCTGTGAAATCACTTAACCTTGAAAAGAATGTGTCGCAGAAAAGTATTAACCGCGCCATGCGCCATCTGTCCCGGTCGCTCCGTTATTTTCATTCCGGAGACTACAGGGAAGCACTTCAGGAAGTGGAGACAGCCCTTGATATGAACCCCAACCTGGCTCTTGCCTATGCTCGCCGGGGATCTATCTATTATCAGCTTGGCGATCCGCAGAGAGCGACAATTAACTGGAATCTTGCTCTCCAGATGGATCCAGAATATGATGATGTGCGAAACATTTTAAAGGCTCTTCATGAGAATAGACTTAAAACAACAAGTTTCTCCAGAGATGAGGATTAGTTCATGGATATTGCCACACTCGTAGGAATTCTTTTAGGGCTTGGCTTCACTATTGGGGGTATTGCCATGGCCGCTATAGCAGCTGGTGCTTCAGCCATGGTCTTTGTTTCCGGTTCCAGTTTTGTCATTGTATTCGGGGGGATGATTGCTTCCGTATCGGTGGCCTTTCCTCTTTCAGAAGTACTGAAACTGGGGGCAGCCATGGGTGCTGTTTTTAAAGGCAAAGACGAAAAGCTTGGCGGGCTGGTAGACGAAGCGGTTGATTTGGCCGATGTGGGGCGAAAAGGCGCTGCGGACCTGGAAAAAGGTGTTGAAAGCGTCAAAAATTTTTTCTTCAGAGACGGAGTTCAAATGGTGATAGATGGATACTCAGAAGAAGAGATTGTAGACATTCTTAATACACGAATTGATTACAGA from the Candidatus Neomarinimicrobiota bacterium genome contains:
- a CDS encoding threonine synthase, which encodes MPKITYQCTWCGEESPLEGVQTACACGKPLEVVFDWENTPPKRSDLDSDNKTLWKYRDVLAPIDDDHIVTLGEGWTPTTDGVDYDGVTIFFKDESVNPTGSFKDRGMSMAVSHARGNGISEVCLPSAGNAGVSASAYCQAAGIACHVFLPETIPTPFIDATEEYGADLRLGGRTIAQAASKMREEMKKEWFDLSTLKEPFRVEGKKTMGYEIAEQLDWRLPNVVVYPTGGGTGLIGMWKAFNEMIDLDWLDQKETDRPRMVVVQSDGCAPIVKAFDEGLQENDLWEKSHTGALGLNVPSPLGGAWILKTLWDSGGIALMVDEAQIMEASHEVNELSGVDGSCEDGVSWLGFKTLVETGWIKEGEKVVIPITGAAERYV
- a CDS encoding alkaline phosphatase family protein; amino-acid sequence: MGLSATRFTLLAFLFSCLFIVGCLPKGKPSDPRVILISIDGLRADIFTNPEVNGFSTEDLLSLNKMAAEGAHIKEVTTVFPSHTFPAHTSMVTGRLPFEHGINHNHPFDPKRNFEPWYWWADSLKVPTVFHLAQKKGLVTAATPWPVSVNGPFDYLIPEIEPVWDEKESTLDLVRQHDRPSMMIEYFSFFSDLNSSEKSTHGFQRDLNLHHIFKTIFRKGLPHLTGYHIFQTDDVQHAYGRHHDRVREAFLFADSLVGAVMDLITELNQWDQTTLIVTGDHGHVDHHTDIRLNALLHEKGLLTIENGGITNWEAVAHPSGGAAFIHLKNPSDAAVSQKVRSLLANVEWGRLVEGSDLPATLKGYGETNFVVLAKDGYNFPGELDQPFIHPHPGGGHGGDPNNPQLKSTLFAMGRGIRSGATVESSHITQTASLIARLLDLTLETDRLVPNILK
- a CDS encoding sodium:solute symporter, with product MTPEHYGLWSLLPPVGALGLALWKKQVYPALLFGLWLGWLVLNNWNPISATGATVASIVNVFSDAGNTRILLYSLAVGGTLTLMSATGGVQGFVNWLEKKRWVRNRTQAQLVPFLVGVLVTVESSITSLVAGTVGRPLTDRFKVSREKLAYICDSTSAPICILVPFNGWGAFIIGLLAVQGIESPVAVLFQSILVNFYPMAAIVIVFLSIVRKWNLGPMKAAELRAEHEGKVYGDDARPMVADDVVGVKPLEGIQHRAVNLVAPVITMVVSIVVGIYVTGRLNVGEEAVLWDIIKASSGSTAVLWAVIMSLVVLAALNLFRGLPLNTFVDLIFKGMGGMIPVVSLLLLAFALGDAVRQLGTGVYVAGVISGVLSTKMAVIGLFLISCFVAFSTGTSWGTFAVMVPIAVPMAATLEGSTSMFLAAVLGGGVFGDHCSPISDTTIISSMASASDHIDHVRTQIPYASVGAAVTVVLYLIIA
- a CDS encoding carboxypeptidase regulatory-like domain-containing protein, with product MKQIAKSVFILSSLFFLTTALPAKTYKISGKVIDLEGEGVPAAQVVLLDADGEEVGKETTKKRIGKGGFEFKKIDSGTYTLKASGDGGEATQEVTIDEDNVKGVELTLGAEPAPKRRAAAGVGEGEEEGPAERLPQEEYVMTEISFELKKMAAELDHMSGQVRDLQARSEMWVNPLSIYQKEIILDNGSTMFGKVVYQDEDILKVETIVGYLVIDRSTVVRIVENVMAQEEPEYVPEQIRESYSPPPMPKLAQPRYVSAESADRASSRRRAANIVLVGNISEKKDRSNNVALAGQVKNVGGHRADFVKVNFVIRKNWSGETRTLTTFVAGSYYTFDSGITTDSSLLPGATGNFELIIPADVGSFLGYSYTIDWEEYE
- a CDS encoding tetratricopeptide repeat protein; protein product: MISRRLLRLLVLALCFLAHLSAVTRVSFTHPGFMMKIPTTFIKRSPYLFTSGFTTEVHSFSPFNTAKGVFFSMDVSDRFTLGFSSGQGADTTAVEKILESTYIPPVEFGFHTQYKVFVRQDMSVTIGLHDVIFENDASEGLRLDPKQLTFFVAVGSEKEFGQYHMSTYMGFGTGGFSVQPTALAPGTAEADTVSQGMGAGVFAGVLLKTPFMPKWGGIDFVGEFDGAGLNVGLRIPLTSDYRLGLGFTHIENLPEFSNKYDAKHPGLVMNFTMTIPKGVPGLPGLPGAPSPVPDRIAGPGIGIIDSTLMAADGAVTVLRDSLKLSRHQVRNLATQVSLLQQKSVSLADSVKSLNLEKNVSQKSINRAMRHLSRSLRYFHSGDYREALQEVETALDMNPNLALAYARRGSIYYQLGDPQRATINWNLALQMDPEYDDVRNILKALHENRLKTTSFSRDED
- a CDS encoding aspartate aminotransferase family protein is translated as MNSQEVRDKHKKHLFEAVKNFYQEPVVITEAKGTRVSDMDGNSYLDFFGGILTVSVGHANEEVNDAVIAQVNHLTHISSLYPTVPVVELAERLARIAPGNLEKVFLNASGTEADETAVMMAQLYTGNSELIALRHGYSGRSLLAQSLTAHASWRALPTQVSAVKHAVAPYCYRCPLKLTYPECGVACAEDVDELIRTTTTGQVAGILAEPIMGVGGFITPPDEYFKIVAEIVRNYGGVFISDEVQTGFGRTGKRWGIEHYGVEPDMITVAKGIANGMPLAAVVTTQEIASTLTKNTISTFGGSPVSCAAANATIDIIERDNLKGNSAEMGKILRDGLEGLKEKYPKVIGEVRGKGLMQGIELVMDETAGDRTPNVAATDQLMEETKKRGLFIGRGGLYGNSIRISPPLIITKVEVEEAVGIMDDSFKAIEV
- a CDS encoding zinc ribbon domain-containing protein, producing MPMFDYKCARCDHTYEELVFSSGDEPKVCPICNAETPEKLMSAPAPLAGSAAPMSSEACPCGEKQGTGFS
- a CDS encoding tetratricopeptide repeat protein codes for the protein MSNSWCLWLRSFLILGFVFSTLIGQQSSSAFSSNSDAFFLDLGVVIEPATGKEEVDRYIKSPPEEASFFLDKKPSGSVYMATTKQLHETLLRIHEKIEGLETNLHNEMTGFKEENFRRINDRITLLEKALGAQMTTLRTENKDLRGMISDLLAQEAPVIAEAFSPSVMEKIAPPVPGVTLEELTVLEPEEDAVTTSEAPPFNRMVYMNGVLAYQRGDYGAAVGHFEKLSLAELDDITAGNILYWLAECYFRLDNFREALRLLQWVDVLFESDKRDDAMALTGMVYREMGEYNQSQQAFAEIIDFFPDSEYLRLAQMELRKGVK